A section of the Luteolibacter flavescens genome encodes:
- the holA gene encoding DNA polymerase III subunit delta, whose amino-acid sequence MAVTASTKIYAIVGSDEGRVKEESLRLHRELTGGIDDGFTHETIEGTADNSEGAFQICRSVVEALLTLPFFGQKVVWLKNASFLLDDVTGRSERTLSGVESLKGCLEAGLPDGITFLLSATGIDKRRAFWKFLEKGAQVRAYDKIDTSRDGWQDEVIAIVEKRAKELGLRFSDDALELFVMLAGEATRQIGNELEKIDLYLGPDRRDVTPEDVRRMVPLSRAGVVFEIGNALQNGDAARALELIDQQLERGENAIGLMRASIIPTVRNLFMAKVLSEKKLPTRNYRDFAAAIDRMPEMERLWLPQKKAGGVNVYPLFLCLRGADQFTLEGLRGAMESALRADRSLVTTGLDHRLVLHRLVAEITAAARKR is encoded by the coding sequence GTGGCCGTCACTGCGAGCACGAAAATCTACGCCATCGTCGGCAGCGACGAGGGGCGCGTGAAGGAGGAGTCCCTGCGCCTGCACCGGGAGCTCACGGGCGGCATCGACGACGGCTTCACCCACGAGACCATCGAGGGCACGGCGGACAATTCCGAGGGTGCCTTCCAGATCTGCCGCTCGGTCGTGGAGGCGCTGCTGACGCTGCCCTTCTTCGGGCAAAAGGTGGTGTGGCTGAAGAACGCCAGCTTCCTCCTCGACGATGTCACCGGCCGCTCCGAGCGCACGCTCTCCGGAGTCGAGTCGCTGAAGGGCTGCCTGGAAGCCGGCCTGCCGGATGGCATCACCTTCCTCCTGAGCGCCACCGGCATCGACAAGCGCCGCGCCTTCTGGAAATTCCTCGAAAAGGGTGCCCAGGTCAGGGCCTACGACAAGATCGACACCTCCCGCGACGGCTGGCAGGACGAGGTCATCGCCATCGTGGAAAAGCGCGCGAAGGAGCTCGGACTGCGCTTCAGCGATGATGCGCTGGAGCTCTTCGTGATGCTGGCCGGGGAGGCCACCCGCCAGATCGGGAACGAGCTGGAGAAGATCGACCTCTACCTCGGCCCGGACCGTCGCGATGTAACGCCGGAGGACGTGCGCCGGATGGTGCCGCTCAGCCGCGCGGGCGTGGTCTTCGAAATCGGGAATGCCCTTCAGAATGGCGATGCCGCGCGCGCGCTGGAACTCATCGACCAGCAGCTCGAGCGCGGTGAAAATGCCATCGGCCTGATGCGCGCGTCGATCATCCCGACGGTGCGGAACCTTTTCATGGCGAAGGTGCTTTCTGAGAAGAAGCTGCCGACGCGGAACTACCGCGACTTCGCCGCCGCCATCGACCGCATGCCGGAGATGGAGCGCCTGTGGCTGCCGCAGAAGAAAGCGGGCGGCGTGAATGTCTATCCGCTCTTCCTCTGCCTGCGCGGTGCCGACCAATTCACGCTCGAGGGCCTCCGCGGTGCGATGGAGTCCGCGCTGCGTGCGGACCGCTCGCTGGTCACCACCGGGCTGGATCACCGGCTGGTGCTGCACCGCCTGGTGGCGGAGATCACCGCCGCGGCACGGAAGCGCTGA